One window from the genome of Metabacillus flavus encodes:
- a CDS encoding YHYH domain-containing protein, producing the protein MKFRAHILILFSLFLISYSSTDVSAHSGRTNSSGCHNNRSTGGYHCHGGYGDTTSNGRSTVESYKDSDLNGVNDSYQDLQEIGINIENMGFKDGEQDAEYGSFQENPKTPGELSNAEYGWYKEGYKKGYKTKIDGIAYEQGYQKGLGFKSTITPEKFAITSKAKAKFNSGYLKGQTEKWIYTAKLAASESKPLSLPKDLPKDVTNLAKDAYEKSLSNIKKEEEAYQEGLSSARKEEDYSVPTKYEGLSALYYQKGYYTIFNQLINIKNTALKEGWSGEKYKVPSAAEEYNLQYIYQKYYEEGKRKKIIDKIYKVGMIFLILACILFIVFITYKIRKK; encoded by the coding sequence ATGAAATTTAGAGCGCATATATTGATTTTATTTAGCTTATTTTTAATATCCTATAGTTCAACTGACGTAAGTGCTCACAGTGGTAGGACTAACTCTTCTGGATGTCATAATAATCGTTCTACCGGTGGGTATCATTGCCATGGTGGCTACGGAGATACAACTTCAAATGGAAGAAGTACAGTAGAGTCTTATAAAGATAGTGACCTTAACGGGGTAAATGATTCTTATCAGGACCTACAGGAAATTGGTATTAATATAGAGAACATGGGCTTTAAAGATGGAGAGCAAGATGCTGAATATGGTTCCTTCCAAGAAAATCCAAAAACTCCCGGAGAATTAAGCAATGCAGAATATGGATGGTACAAAGAGGGGTACAAAAAAGGGTACAAAACTAAAATAGATGGTATAGCGTATGAACAAGGATACCAAAAAGGACTTGGTTTTAAGAGTACAATCACACCTGAGAAATTTGCCATTACATCAAAGGCGAAAGCCAAATTTAACAGTGGATATTTAAAAGGGCAGACAGAAAAATGGATATATACTGCTAAACTAGCAGCATCTGAATCTAAGCCGCTATCCTTACCAAAAGACCTGCCAAAAGATGTAACCAATTTGGCTAAAGACGCATACGAAAAAAGTCTTTCAAATATAAAGAAAGAAGAAGAAGCTTATCAAGAAGGGTTATCTTCTGCTCGAAAAGAGGAAGATTACTCAGTTCCCACCAAATACGAAGGGCTTTCAGCTCTCTATTATCAAAAAGGGTATTACACTATCTTTAATCAACTAATAAATATTAAGAATACAGCTCTAAAAGAAGGGTGGTCAGGGGAAAAATATAAAGTACCAAGTGCAGCAGAAGAATATAATTTACAATACATCTATCAAAAATATTATGAAGAGGGTAAAAGAAAAAAGATTATAGATAAAATTTACAAAGTTGGAATGATATTTTTAATTTTAGCATGCATTCTTTTTATTGTTTTCATCACTTACAAAATCAGGAAAAAATAA
- the rnr gene encoding ribonuclease R: MRDEAYKPLTIQELEDAFGVGEADVFRDFVKALVHMEEQGLVVRTRSNRYGLPEKMNLVKAKLSGHAKGFAFAVTEDPADDDIFIPPNELGNAMHGDTVLVRVSSSSSGARKEGTIIRILDRGMKEVVGTYTESRNFGFVIADDKKIANDIFIPKDASNGAVEGHKVVVKITTYPEGRMSAEGEVIQILGHKNDPGVDILSVIHKHGLPGGFSPDVLKQANDVPDEIDEADYKGRRDLRNETIVTIDGADAKDLDDAVTVTKLENGHYKLGVHIADVSHYVTENSPIDVEALDRGTSVYLVDRVIPMIPHRLSNGLCSLNPKVDRLTLSCDMEVDENGDVVHHEIFQSVIKTTERMTYSDVNSILEGDEKVRGKYEPLVPMFEKMAELAQVLRTKRMNRGAIDFDFKEAKVLVDKEGKPYDVELRERGVAERLIEEFMLLANETVAEHFHWMKVPFIYRIHEDPNEGKLQRFLEFITNFGYSVKGTGNEIHPRALQQILEEVKGQPEEMVVSTVMLRSMKQAKYDPESLGHFGLSTEFYTHFTSPIRRYPDLIVHRLIRTYLIEGKTGEDTKQKWAEKLPVIAEQASNMERRAVEAERETDDLKKSEYMLDKIGEEYDGIISSVTNFGMFIELPNTIEGLVHVSYMTDDYYRYDERTYAMIGERTANVYRIGDEITVRVVNVNKDERAIDFEIVGMKGTRRRPVKDAPKSISAGQGRKKTTKERERGSGPRERSGSAEDGWSTRGPKKKKKKTFDNAPKAKRKKKKR, encoded by the coding sequence ATGCGGGATGAAGCATACAAGCCGCTTACAATCCAGGAGCTGGAGGATGCATTTGGAGTAGGGGAAGCGGATGTTTTCAGAGATTTTGTCAAAGCTCTTGTACATATGGAAGAGCAGGGCCTTGTTGTCCGCACGCGGAGCAATCGTTATGGCCTGCCTGAAAAGATGAACTTAGTGAAGGCGAAATTGTCCGGTCATGCCAAGGGCTTTGCCTTTGCTGTAACTGAAGACCCGGCAGATGATGACATATTTATCCCGCCAAATGAACTTGGCAATGCTATGCACGGCGACACGGTGCTTGTGCGTGTGAGCTCAAGTTCATCAGGCGCCAGAAAAGAAGGTACGATCATCCGGATTTTAGACCGCGGCATGAAAGAGGTCGTAGGGACTTATACGGAGAGCAGGAATTTCGGCTTTGTGATTGCCGATGATAAAAAGATCGCCAATGATATTTTCATTCCAAAAGATGCTTCAAACGGAGCTGTAGAGGGCCATAAGGTAGTCGTAAAGATCACTACGTATCCAGAGGGCCGGATGAGTGCTGAAGGGGAGGTTATTCAAATTCTCGGGCACAAAAATGACCCCGGGGTTGATATTCTTTCCGTCATTCATAAGCACGGACTTCCAGGAGGCTTCTCGCCGGATGTTCTCAAGCAGGCGAATGATGTTCCTGATGAAATTGATGAAGCGGACTACAAAGGCCGCCGTGACCTTAGAAACGAAACCATCGTTACGATAGATGGTGCAGATGCAAAAGATTTGGATGATGCGGTAACTGTGACGAAGCTTGAAAACGGCCACTACAAATTGGGTGTTCATATTGCAGATGTCAGCCATTATGTTACAGAGAATTCACCAATCGATGTTGAGGCGCTGGATCGCGGAACGAGTGTTTACTTAGTCGATCGGGTTATCCCAATGATTCCTCATAGACTTTCCAACGGTCTGTGCTCCTTAAATCCAAAAGTAGACCGGCTCACTCTTTCATGTGATATGGAAGTGGATGAAAACGGTGACGTCGTTCATCATGAAATTTTCCAAAGTGTAATTAAGACGACGGAACGAATGACATACAGCGACGTAAACAGCATTCTTGAAGGGGACGAAAAGGTTCGAGGAAAGTATGAACCGCTTGTGCCGATGTTCGAAAAAATGGCAGAGCTTGCTCAAGTTTTAAGAACAAAGCGTATGAACCGCGGCGCCATTGATTTTGATTTTAAAGAGGCAAAAGTTCTCGTAGATAAGGAAGGAAAGCCTTACGATGTCGAGCTTCGCGAACGCGGTGTTGCTGAACGTCTGATTGAAGAGTTTATGCTTCTTGCCAATGAAACAGTAGCAGAGCACTTCCACTGGATGAAAGTCCCGTTCATATACCGTATTCATGAGGATCCCAATGAAGGCAAGCTGCAGCGCTTCCTGGAATTCATCACGAATTTCGGTTACAGCGTGAAGGGAACTGGAAACGAAATTCATCCGCGCGCCCTTCAGCAGATTCTTGAAGAAGTGAAAGGACAGCCGGAAGAGATGGTTGTTTCTACCGTTATGCTTCGATCAATGAAACAGGCAAAGTATGATCCTGAGAGCCTTGGCCACTTCGGATTGTCAACCGAGTTCTATACTCATTTCACTTCACCGATTCGCCGTTACCCGGATTTAATTGTTCACCGTTTAATTCGTACTTATCTAATTGAGGGCAAAACAGGAGAAGATACGAAGCAAAAATGGGCGGAAAAGCTCCCGGTTATTGCTGAGCAGGCTTCCAATATGGAACGCAGGGCTGTAGAAGCTGAGCGTGAAACCGATGACCTGAAAAAATCGGAATACATGCTGGATAAAATCGGCGAAGAGTACGATGGAATTATCAGTTCCGTAACAAACTTCGGAATGTTCATTGAGCTGCCGAACACAATTGAAGGACTTGTTCATGTCAGCTATATGACCGATGATTATTACCGCTATGATGAACGCACCTATGCAATGATTGGGGAACGTACAGCTAACGTTTACCGCATCGGGGATGAAATAACCGTTCGTGTAGTCAATGTGAATAAGGATGAGCGTGCCATTGACTTCGAAATTGTCGGCATGAAGGGAACCAGAAGACGTCCGGTCAAGGATGCTCCCAAGTCCATCAGTGCCGGTCAGGGGCGCAAGAAAACAACGAAAGAAAGAGAAAGAGGCTCCGGCCCCCGTGAAAGAAGCGGATCAGCAGAAGATGGCTGGTCAACCCGCGGACCTAAGAAGAAAAAGAAAAAGACGTTTGATAATGCGCCAAAGGCAAAACGGAAGAAAAAGAAGCGATAA
- the smpB gene encoding SsrA-binding protein SmpB → MPKGTGKVLAQNKKANHDYFIEETYEAGIVLQGTEIKAIRAGRVNLKDSFARIQAGELYVHNMHVSPYEQGNRYNHDPLRTRKLLLHKSEISKLIGLTKEDGYALVPLKIYLKNGFAKVLVGLGKGKKKYDKREDLKKKEAKRDIERAFRDRQKD, encoded by the coding sequence ATGCCAAAAGGAACAGGAAAAGTGCTGGCGCAGAACAAAAAAGCCAACCACGATTATTTTATAGAAGAAACATACGAAGCCGGTATTGTGCTTCAGGGAACAGAAATTAAAGCCATCCGTGCAGGAAGAGTCAATTTAAAAGATTCCTTTGCCAGAATTCAAGCAGGCGAGCTGTATGTCCACAACATGCACGTTAGTCCGTATGAGCAGGGGAACCGCTACAATCATGATCCGCTTAGAACGAGGAAGCTGCTGCTCCATAAAAGCGAGATCAGCAAACTGATTGGCCTTACAAAAGAAGACGGCTATGCGCTCGTTCCATTGAAAATTTATTTGAAAAATGGTTTCGCAAAGGTTTTAGTCGGACTCGGAAAAGGGAAAAAGAAATATGATAAGCGGGAAGATTTGAAAAAGAAAGAAGCAAAACGAGATATCGAGCGTGCCTTCCGCGACCGCCAAAAAGACTAA
- the secG gene encoding preprotein translocase subunit SecG, whose translation MHTLLIVLLIITCLALITVVLLQSSKSTGLSGAISGGAEQLFGKQKARGLDLILHRITVVLSVVFFVLTIAISYFNL comes from the coding sequence ATGCATACCTTGTTAATTGTTCTGTTGATTATTACATGCCTTGCACTTATTACAGTAGTATTATTGCAATCCAGTAAAAGCACTGGTTTATCCGGAGCAATCTCAGGCGGAGCGGAGCAGCTTTTCGGAAAGCAAAAAGCCCGCGGTCTTGACTTGATTCTTCACCGGATTACTGTGGTTTTATCTGTAGTTTTCTTTGTTCTTACCATTGCAATTTCCTACTTTAACCTATAA
- the tpiA gene encoding triose-phosphate isomerase: MRKLIIAGNWKMNKTMAEAKSFAEEVKSLVPSSEQVDAVVCSPALFLDRLVEIAKGTELKIGAQNMHFEDNGAFTGEVSPVALKDLGVEYVILGHSERREMFAETDETVNKKTLAALSHGLTPIVCCGETLEERESGKTNELVGNQVKAALAGLSEEQVKQTVIAYEPIWAIGTGKSSSAEDANEVCAYIRKVVAEQFSQDAADAVRIQYGGSVKPANIKEYMAQSDIDGALVGGASLEAQSFLQLLEGGKNE; the protein is encoded by the coding sequence ATGAGAAAACTAATCATTGCAGGTAACTGGAAAATGAACAAAACAATGGCAGAAGCGAAAAGCTTTGCTGAAGAAGTAAAAAGCCTTGTTCCTTCATCTGAACAAGTAGATGCAGTAGTATGTTCACCGGCTCTATTCCTAGATCGTCTTGTTGAGATCGCAAAAGGAACGGAATTGAAAATCGGTGCGCAAAACATGCACTTCGAAGACAATGGTGCTTTTACTGGAGAAGTAAGCCCTGTTGCACTTAAAGATCTTGGTGTAGAGTATGTCATTCTTGGACACTCTGAGCGCCGCGAAATGTTTGCAGAAACAGATGAAACAGTTAATAAAAAGACGCTTGCTGCATTAAGCCATGGTTTGACTCCAATCGTTTGCTGCGGAGAAACGCTTGAAGAGCGCGAATCCGGAAAAACAAATGAATTAGTTGGGAACCAAGTAAAAGCGGCTCTTGCAGGTCTTTCTGAAGAGCAAGTTAAACAAACGGTTATCGCTTATGAGCCAATCTGGGCAATCGGAACGGGCAAATCTTCATCCGCAGAAGATGCAAACGAAGTATGTGCCTACATCCGCAAAGTGGTAGCAGAACAATTTTCACAAGACGCAGCAGATGCAGTCCGCATTCAATACGGCGGAAGCGTAAAGCCTGCTAACATTAAAGAATACATGGCTCAATCCGATATTGACGGCGCATTAGTCGGCGGAGCAAGCCTTGAAGCACAATCTTTCCTTCAATTGCTAGAGGGTGGAAAGAATGAGTAA
- the gpmI gene encoding 2,3-bisphosphoglycerate-independent phosphoglycerate mutase produces MSKKPVALIILDGFGLRSETEGNAVAQAKKPNFDRYWEQYPHSTLTASGEAVGLPEGQMGNSEVGHLNIGAGRIVYQSLTRVNVAIREGEFEKNQTFLDAMDSAKKNGTALHLAGLLSDGGVHSHIEHLFALLKLAKSEGVEKVYVHGFLDGRDVGPQTAEKYIKALQEKLEEYGGELATISGRYYSMDRDKRWDRVEKAYRAMVYGEGPDYRDPLELVKDSYENGIHDEFVIPSVMTKEDGSPVGMIQENDSVIFYNFRPDRAIQISNTFTNADFREFNRGEKAPKNLHFVSLTRFSETVKGFVAFKPVNLDNTIGEVLAQNNLRQLRIAETEKYPHVTFFMSGGREKEFEGEKRILIDSPKVATYDLKPEMSAYEVADALLEEIHGDKQDAIILNFANPDMVGHSGKVEPTIKAIEAVDECLGKVVDAILEKGGTAIITADHGNADILIAENGEPHTAHTTNPVPVIVTKQGLELREGGILGDLAPTMLDLLEVDQPNEMTGKSLIK; encoded by the coding sequence ATGAGTAAGAAGCCCGTAGCTTTAATTATCCTGGACGGTTTCGGCCTTCGCAGCGAAACAGAAGGAAACGCTGTTGCGCAAGCGAAGAAACCGAACTTCGACCGGTACTGGGAGCAATACCCGCATTCAACTCTTACGGCAAGCGGTGAAGCAGTAGGTCTTCCGGAAGGCCAAATGGGGAACTCTGAAGTAGGACACTTGAATATCGGAGCGGGAAGAATTGTGTACCAAAGCTTAACTCGTGTAAACGTGGCAATCCGTGAAGGCGAGTTCGAAAAGAACCAAACCTTCCTTGATGCAATGGACAGTGCCAAGAAAAATGGCACGGCTCTTCACCTTGCCGGTCTGCTATCAGACGGCGGAGTGCACAGCCATATTGAACACTTGTTTGCTCTTCTTAAGCTTGCAAAATCTGAAGGTGTTGAAAAAGTATACGTTCACGGCTTCCTTGATGGACGAGACGTCGGCCCTCAAACAGCTGAAAAGTATATTAAAGCCCTTCAGGAAAAACTTGAAGAGTACGGCGGCGAACTTGCCACTATTTCTGGACGCTATTATTCCATGGACCGCGACAAACGCTGGGACCGTGTAGAAAAAGCGTACCGTGCAATGGTTTACGGCGAAGGCCCTGATTACCGTGATCCGCTGGAGCTTGTAAAAGACTCGTATGAAAACGGAATTCACGATGAGTTCGTCATCCCTTCTGTCATGACGAAGGAAGACGGTTCACCGGTTGGAATGATTCAGGAAAACGACAGTGTCATTTTTTACAACTTCCGTCCTGACCGTGCAATTCAAATCTCTAATACCTTTACGAACGCTGATTTCAGAGAATTCAACCGCGGTGAAAAAGCGCCTAAGAATCTTCACTTTGTCAGCCTGACTCGCTTCAGTGAGACCGTTAAAGGATTTGTAGCATTCAAGCCAGTAAACTTGGATAATACAATTGGGGAAGTTCTTGCTCAAAACAACCTAAGACAGCTTCGCATCGCAGAAACCGAGAAATATCCGCACGTTACGTTCTTTATGAGCGGCGGACGTGAAAAGGAGTTCGAGGGAGAAAAGCGAATTCTCATCGATTCGCCGAAGGTTGCAACATATGACCTGAAGCCTGAGATGAGTGCGTACGAAGTAGCAGATGCTTTGCTTGAAGAGATTCATGGCGATAAGCAGGATGCAATCATTCTGAACTTTGCCAACCCTGATATGGTCGGCCATTCAGGTAAAGTGGAACCTACAATTAAAGCAATTGAAGCCGTTGATGAATGCCTTGGTAAAGTAGTCGATGCAATCCTTGAAAAAGGCGGCACCGCAATTATCACAGCAGACCACGGAAATGCTGACATCCTGATTGCAGAAAACGGCGAGCCGCATACAGCTCATACGACAAATCCTGTTCCTGTTATCGTAACGAAACAAGGTTTGGAGCTGCGCGAAGGCGGAATCCTTGGAGATCTTGCTCCAACGATGCTTGACCTGCTTGAAGTGGATCAGCCAAACGAAATGACAGGTAAATCTTTAATCAAATAA
- the eno gene encoding phosphopyruvate hydratase has protein sequence MPAIVDVYAREVLDSRGNPTVEVEVYTESGAFGRALVPSGASTGEHEAVELRDGDKDRYLGKGVLQAVENVNNVIAEEIIGLDVTDQVGIDTIMIELDGTENKGKLGANAILGVSMAVAHAAADFVGLPLYRYLGGFNAKQLPTPMMNIINGGSHADNNVDFQEFMILPIGAPTFKEAIRMGAEVFHALKSVLKAKGLNTAVGDEGGFAPNLGSNREALEVIVEAITKAGYEAGKDIMLGMDVASSEFYNKETGKYDLAGEGRNGLSSAEMVDFYEQLVNEFPILSIEDGLDENDWDGHKLLTDRIGGKVQLVGDDLFVTNTKKLAQGIEQGVGNSILIKVNQIGTLTETFEAIEMAKRAGYTAVVSHRSGETEDATIADIAVATNAGQIKTGSMSRTDRIAKYNQLLRIEDELGGLAVYDGISSFYNLKK, from the coding sequence ATGCCAGCTATTGTTGATGTATATGCACGTGAAGTCCTTGACTCCCGCGGTAACCCAACTGTTGAAGTAGAAGTTTACACTGAATCAGGCGCTTTCGGACGCGCTCTAGTACCAAGCGGTGCTTCTACAGGTGAACACGAAGCAGTAGAACTTCGTGATGGTGACAAAGACCGTTACCTTGGAAAAGGAGTTCTTCAAGCAGTTGAGAACGTAAACAACGTAATCGCTGAAGAAATCATTGGTCTTGACGTAACAGATCAAGTTGGAATCGATACAATCATGATCGAGCTTGATGGAACAGAAAACAAAGGTAAATTGGGCGCTAACGCAATCCTTGGTGTATCCATGGCTGTTGCTCATGCAGCTGCTGACTTCGTTGGTCTTCCGCTTTACCGTTACCTTGGCGGATTCAACGCGAAACAGCTTCCAACTCCAATGATGAACATCATCAACGGCGGATCTCATGCTGATAACAACGTAGACTTCCAGGAGTTCATGATCCTTCCTATTGGAGCACCTACGTTCAAAGAAGCAATCCGTATGGGAGCAGAAGTATTCCACGCTCTTAAATCTGTTCTTAAAGCAAAAGGCCTTAACACAGCTGTTGGTGACGAAGGCGGATTCGCTCCTAACCTTGGTTCTAACCGTGAAGCACTTGAAGTAATCGTTGAAGCAATCACGAAAGCTGGCTACGAAGCTGGCAAAGACATCATGCTTGGCATGGACGTTGCTTCTTCTGAGTTCTACAACAAAGAAACTGGCAAATACGATCTTGCAGGCGAAGGCCGCAACGGATTGTCGTCAGCTGAAATGGTTGATTTCTACGAGCAGCTTGTTAACGAATTCCCAATCCTTTCGATTGAAGACGGACTTGACGAAAACGACTGGGATGGACACAAACTTCTTACTGACCGCATAGGCGGAAAAGTACAATTGGTTGGAGACGATCTATTCGTAACAAACACGAAAAAATTGGCTCAAGGAATCGAGCAAGGTGTAGGAAACTCCATCCTGATCAAAGTTAACCAAATCGGTACGCTTACAGAAACATTCGAAGCTATCGAAATGGCAAAACGCGCTGGCTACACAGCTGTTGTATCCCACCGTTCAGGTGAAACAGAAGATGCTACAATCGCTGACATCGCTGTTGCAACAAACGCTGGCCAAATCAAAACAGGTTCTATGAGCCGTACTGACCGTATCGCAAAATACAACCAGCTTCTTCGCATCGAAGACGAGCTTGGCGGTCTTGCAGTTTATGACGGAATCAGCTCTTTCTACAACCTTAAGAAATAA
- a CDS encoding helix-turn-helix domain-containing protein, giving the protein MWKLLIYKKMRKANLRKAADIAPNTMTYLRRDEDVSLAFWGNM; this is encoded by the coding sequence ATGTGGAAATTATTGATATACAAGAAAATGAGGAAGGCGAATTTAAGGAAAGCAGCGGACATTGCCCCTAATACTATGACATATCTTCGCCGGGATGAGGACGTATCACTTGCTTTTTGGGGAAATATGTAA
- a CDS encoding phosphoglycerate kinase: MNKKSLKDIEIQGKVVFCRVDFNVPMEEGKVTDDTRIRAALPTIQYMVEQGAKVLLASHLGRPKGQVVEELRLNAVAERLQELLGKNVVKTDEAHGDSVKEEIAKLNNGDVLLLENVRFYPGEEKNDAELAKAFAELADVYVNDAFGAAHRAHASTAGIAEHLPAVSGFLMEKELDVLGKALSNPERPFTAIIGGAKVKDKIGVIDHLLDKVDNLIIGGGLAYTFIKALGHGVGKSLLEEDKVDLAKSFMEKAKANGVNFYMPVDIVVGDDFSKDANTQVVAIDNIPEDWEGLDCGPKSREIYADVIKKSKLVIWNGPLGVFELEPFSHGTKAVAEALAEANDTYSVIGGGDSAAAVEKFGLADKMDHISTGGGASLEFMEGKELPGVVALNDK, translated from the coding sequence ATGAACAAAAAATCTTTAAAAGACATCGAGATTCAAGGTAAGGTCGTATTCTGCCGTGTTGACTTCAATGTACCGATGGAAGAAGGCAAAGTGACAGATGATACGCGTATCCGTGCGGCTCTTCCGACCATCCAGTACATGGTTGAGCAGGGTGCAAAAGTTTTGCTTGCAAGCCATCTTGGACGTCCCAAAGGCCAGGTTGTGGAAGAACTTCGTCTAAATGCGGTTGCAGAGCGTCTTCAAGAGCTTCTTGGCAAAAATGTAGTGAAAACAGACGAAGCACATGGAGACAGCGTTAAAGAAGAAATTGCAAAGCTGAATAACGGCGATGTCCTTCTACTTGAAAACGTGCGTTTCTACCCTGGAGAAGAGAAAAACGATGCAGAATTGGCAAAAGCATTTGCAGAGCTTGCTGATGTTTATGTAAATGATGCATTCGGAGCTGCACACCGTGCACATGCTTCTACTGCAGGAATCGCTGAGCACCTGCCGGCTGTTTCCGGTTTCCTTATGGAAAAAGAACTGGACGTACTTGGCAAAGCACTTTCCAATCCGGAACGCCCTTTCACTGCCATCATCGGCGGAGCAAAAGTAAAAGACAAAATCGGTGTTATTGATCACCTTCTTGACAAAGTGGACAACCTGATCATTGGCGGCGGCTTGGCTTACACATTCATCAAAGCTCTTGGACACGGTGTAGGAAAATCCCTTCTTGAAGAAGATAAAGTGGATTTGGCTAAATCCTTTATGGAAAAAGCAAAAGCAAATGGCGTAAACTTCTACATGCCTGTTGACATCGTTGTTGGAGATGATTTCTCTAAAGATGCCAACACACAAGTGGTTGCGATCGATAACATCCCTGAAGATTGGGAAGGTCTTGATTGCGGTCCTAAATCCCGTGAGATCTATGCTGACGTTATCAAAAAATCAAAGCTTGTGATCTGGAACGGACCGCTTGGAGTATTCGAGCTTGAACCATTCTCCCACGGTACGAAAGCAGTGGCCGAGGCTCTTGCAGAAGCTAACGATACATATTCGGTCATTGGAGGAGGAGACTCTGCTGCAGCAGTTGAGAAGTTCGGTCTGGCTGACAAAATGGACCACATCTCAACAGGCGGCGGTGCTTCCCTTGAATTCATGGAAGGCAAAGAACTTCCTGGAGTAGTGGCACTTAACGATAAATAA
- a CDS encoding S66 family peptidase, translated as MIRYPHLTKAAAIGVTAPSSGVPEELHDLVRLASSRLEKKGFSIVLGETVWTQDKAKSAPAKVRAAEFMEMMQSDQIGLIIPPWGGELLIEVLEYIDFSKIAPKWILGYSDLSVLLLAITLKTGIATAHGTNLIDLRGEYSDETTAKWESVLAANTGEAILQHSSSSYQKEWNHSNPSPCVFHLSERTEWKTVSKTHEKIQGRLLGGCIDVIRHLIGTPYGDLASFQKYISNEPILWYLENCELSTTDLRRSLLQMKLAGWFQNCSGIMFGRSAANEPVDGYTAEDIYQEISEELQIPVIYDIDCGHVPPQITFINGAYAEVEASNGKGWIKQMFKP; from the coding sequence ATGATACGATATCCTCATTTAACAAAAGCAGCTGCCATAGGGGTAACCGCTCCCTCATCCGGAGTACCTGAGGAGCTGCATGACTTAGTCAGACTTGCTTCAAGCCGCTTGGAAAAGAAAGGCTTCAGCATTGTGTTAGGGGAAACGGTTTGGACTCAGGATAAGGCAAAATCAGCACCAGCCAAAGTAAGGGCAGCTGAATTCATGGAAATGATGCAAAGCGATCAGATTGGCTTGATTATTCCTCCATGGGGCGGAGAGCTCCTTATTGAAGTATTGGAATATATAGATTTCAGCAAAATAGCGCCAAAATGGATATTAGGTTATTCCGATTTAAGTGTCCTGCTGCTTGCTATTACCCTGAAAACAGGGATTGCTACTGCTCATGGAACGAATCTGATCGACTTACGAGGGGAATATTCAGATGAAACGACCGCTAAGTGGGAGTCTGTCCTGGCAGCTAATACAGGGGAAGCGATTCTTCAGCATTCTTCTTCCAGCTATCAAAAAGAATGGAATCATTCGAACCCCTCTCCTTGTGTCTTCCATTTGAGTGAAAGGACTGAGTGGAAAACGGTTTCCAAAACTCATGAAAAAATTCAAGGCAGACTGCTTGGCGGCTGCATTGATGTGATCCGGCACTTAATAGGTACACCTTATGGAGACTTAGCCAGTTTCCAAAAGTATATCAGCAATGAACCGATTCTCTGGTATTTGGAGAATTGTGAGCTTTCCACGACGGACTTGCGAAGATCGCTTCTTCAAATGAAACTGGCCGGGTGGTTTCAAAACTGTTCAGGCATTATGTTCGGGAGAAGCGCAGCTAATGAGCCGGTGGATGGCTATACAGCAGAGGATATATATCAGGAGATTTCTGAAGAGCTGCAAATACCTGTCATATATGATATCGACTGCGGGCATGTCCCTCCGCAAATTACGTTTATAAATGGGGCATATGCTGAAGTTGAAGCAAGCAATGGCAAAGGATGGATCAAACAGATGTTCAAACCATAA
- a CDS encoding alpha/beta hydrolase, which yields MRKVMPKPFFFEGGEKAVLLLHGFTGNTADVRMLGRYLNERGYTCHAPQYKGHGVPPEELVHTGPEDWWKDVMEGYEFLKEKGYEQIAVGGLSLGGVFSLKLGYTVPVKGIVTMCAPMYIKSEEVMYQGVLEYARNYKKFEEKKPDQIEEEMKEFEKTPMGTLKGLQELIADVRKNVDMIYSPAFVVQARHDHMINTDSANIIHDEVESDVKQLKWYENSGHVITLDKEKDQVHQDVYEFLEKLDW from the coding sequence ATGAGAAAAGTGATGCCTAAGCCTTTTTTCTTTGAAGGCGGAGAAAAAGCAGTCTTGCTTCTGCATGGGTTTACAGGAAATACGGCAGATGTCAGAATGCTTGGAAGATACTTGAATGAGCGGGGCTATACGTGCCATGCTCCTCAATATAAGGGCCATGGCGTGCCGCCGGAAGAGCTGGTTCATACAGGACCGGAAGACTGGTGGAAGGACGTTATGGAAGGGTATGAATTCCTTAAGGAAAAGGGCTATGAACAAATTGCGGTCGGAGGTTTATCGCTGGGCGGGGTATTTTCCTTGAAACTGGGTTACACTGTACCAGTAAAGGGTATCGTGACCATGTGTGCACCTATGTACATAAAGAGTGAGGAAGTCATGTATCAGGGTGTTTTGGAGTATGCACGCAACTATAAAAAATTCGAAGAGAAAAAGCCTGATCAAATAGAGGAAGAGATGAAAGAGTTCGAGAAAACTCCTATGGGCACCTTAAAAGGCTTGCAGGAGCTGATAGCCGATGTCCGCAAGAACGTCGATATGATTTACTCGCCGGCCTTCGTTGTTCAGGCACGCCATGATCACATGATTAATACAGATAGTGCAAACATTATTCATGATGAAGTGGAATCGGATGTAAAGCAGCTAAAGTGGTATGAAAATTCCGGACACGTTATTACCCTTGATAAAGAAAAAGATCAGGTCCACCAGGATGTATATGAGTTTCTGGAAAAGCTGGACTGGTAA